The Arvicola amphibius chromosome 4, mArvAmp1.2, whole genome shotgun sequence genome includes the window TAATTGGTAAGTGGTATTTCACAATGTTGTGTAATATGAGGTAAatataaaaaactgaaatgtatctctatgcAGTAGCAACtagtttgtattgtttttattgagcaatacGTTTTTCTgcgcttccctcccttcctcctctctccccttctaccctttcccatgatcccatgctcccaatttattcaagagatcttgtctttttctatgtcccatgtagttccatgtatgcctctcttaaggtcctctttgctgtctaggttttCTGAGGTTGTAggctgtaggctggtttttctttgtttcatatataaaagccacttatgagtgagaacacatgacatttgtctttctgggtctagattacctcactcgatatattttttttctagatcatccatttacctgcaaatttcaagatgtcattattctttaccgctgagtagtaccccactgtgtaaatgtactacattttctttgtgCAGTCTTTGgttgaagggtatctaggttgtttccaggttctggctattacaaataattctgctgttaacacagctgagcacatgtccttgaggtatgattgggcatctttttgGTACAAATCCAACAGTGGTATTGccaggtcttgaggtagactgtttcctaattttgtgaGAAATCACCATACCAATTTCTCAAGTGCTTGTACAAGTTTGTATGCCCACCAACAATGAAGGAGAATTCTccttaccctacatcctctccaagataagctatcatcagtatttttgatcttggccatcctgagaagtataagatagaatctctgagttgttttaatttgtatttctctgatgactaaggatattgaacatttccttaagtgtctttcagtcatttgagattcatctgttggaagttctctgtttaggtctgtacccaatttttttttattggattatgtgttcttttgatgtcaagttccttgagtttttgtatatttcGGAGCTCAGTCCTCtgctgatgtggggttggtgaagatcctttcccactctgtaggctgctgctttatcttgttgactttgtctttgctttaagaagcttctcagtttcaggaagtcccactTATtagttgttgctctcagtgtctgtgctgctggggttttattaaggaagtggtctcctctgcCAACGCATTTAAGtatttttcccactttctcttctatgaggttcagtgtggttggtttgatgttaaggtctttgatccatttggacttgaattttgtgcatggggatagatatggatctattttcattcttctacatgttgatatccagttattccagcaccatttgtctGAAACTGTTCTTAAGaataactttattcattaactttcTTAATAATGaatctgtttctttccttctttgcatttgtctttcctttgtttgtgtttatttctttttgtcagtAATTCATTCTTTTTGTTAGTAGCAAAGAAAACAGCCTGTGGATCTCAAGAACTGACTAGTATAGGTCATGATGAGATCAGGAAAGATCATGACCATGAATCGTCATGGATCTACTCTGGGTTGTGATGGAGCTACCACAGAGGTGAATTCCTACTCTTTTAAAATCCTTAAATTACAGTTCAATTATCCTTCTCATATCTAAAGGCCCAAGGAACCTTTTCAGGGTTAGTTTCTCAGCATACTAGACTTGTGCACATATGAGTTTAAAGTCACTAACACCAAAGCATTTTTGGTTGCCTAGGAGACACCCATGAACATCATCACCTGGATGAACAACTACACTGGACAGTCAGATTTCACCCTGGTGGGATTATTCAGTCAATCCAAACACCCGACTCTGCTCACTGTGATCATATTTGTGATTTTCCTGATGGCCTTGTCTGGCAATgccctcctgatcctcctggtACTCTCTGACACCCggctccacacacccatgtacttttTCATCAGCCAGTTGTCCCTCATGGACATGATGTACATTTCTGTCACCGTGCCCAAGATGCTCATGGACCAGGTCCTGGGGAGCCACAGGATCTCAGCTGCTGCCTGTGGGATGCAGATGTTCCTATACCTGACACTAGCAGGTTCAGAATTTTTTCTTCTGGCTGCCATGtcttatgaccgctatgtggccatctgtcaTCCACTCCGTTATCCTGTTCTCATGAACCGCAGGGTGTGTCTCCACCTGATGTCTGCCTGCTGGTTCCTGGGATCCTTGGATGGCTTCATGTTCACCCCTGTCACCATGACCTTCCCATTCTGTGGATCCCGGGAAATCCATCACTTCTTCTGTGAGGTCCCCGCTGTGACAAAGCTCTCTTGCTCAGACACCTGGCTCTATGAGAACTTCATGTACCTGTGTTGTGTGCTCATGCTTCTCATCCCTGTGACAGTCATCTCAAGCTCCTACACATCCATCCTCCTCACAGTTCTCAGGATGAACTCAGTAGAGGGCAGGAAGAAGGCTCTTGCTACCTGCTCCTCCCACATGACTGTGGTCATCCTCTTTTATGGTGCTGCTGTCTATAATTACATGttccctgcctccttccacaCCCCGGGGAAGGACATGGTGGTG containing:
- the LOC119812682 gene encoding olfactory receptor 2T29-like; amino-acid sequence: MNIITWMNNYTGQSDFTLVGLFSQSKHPTLLTVIIFVIFLMALSGNALLILLVLSDTRLHTPMYFFISQLSLMDMMYISVTVPKMLMDQVLGSHRISAAACGMQMFLYLTLAGSEFFLLAAMSYDRYVAICHPLRYPVLMNRRVCLHLMSACWFLGSLDGFMFTPVTMTFPFCGSREIHHFFCEVPAVTKLSCSDTWLYENFMYLCCVLMLLIPVTVISSSYTSILLTVLRMNSVEGRKKALATCSSHMTVVILFYGAAVYNYMFPASFHTPGKDMVVSVFYTILTPMLNPLIYSLRNKNVTEALKKFVGVKSLFLGTVK